The following nucleotide sequence is from Vanrija pseudolonga chromosome 4, complete sequence.
GACAAACAGCGTATCCGTACCAGGCTGGCGTGAAGCCCGTCCCGATCCATTGGGGCGCCGGGCGTGAGTGCCGCCTCCTTGGGTGTGTTTGTGCAGACCCGTGCTGACGCGCATAGCCACCGGCAAAGAGCGTGGACCAGTCGTCTGCTCGCGTATCGGAAAGAACCTGCTCATCAGAAACGCCATTGGCGCGCACGCTGGCTCGTACTCGATCTACCGCGCGCTCAGCATCGCCATGGGCCAGCTGCGTCCCGACTGGCGCCCAGATCTCACCAACACCCATGTGAGTAGTTGGGACAAACAGTGGTGGTGTGGCCggtgtggcggtggcgcaCGTGTGTGGACAGGTTACTCACCCCGCCAGCCTCCGTTCGTTCTCTCGCCCCAGCCCGGATGGTTTGGTGACGGCACCggacgcggcgaggagggcaaccACAAGGACTGGAAGATTGTGTCGTTTGACCCGTGGGGCGCCATGTCCCAGGAGGTGTGGGCAAAGGAGTacgccgacggccttgaTGTGCGCCCGACCATTTCCCAGACGATGGCGCACATCAAGATCGAAGAGCTCGATGTGCTGGCGAGAAAGGGCGAGTTCccggtcgacggcgagattGTCATTCGGTCGCCCGAGCTCCCCGCCTTCCCCGGCGTGGACcagggcgtcgaggtcaacaCGTACAAGGCTGCGATTGACCCCGTGTGGTTCCTCCCCGGCGTtgctgcgcgcctcggcatcgaggaGTCGACTCTCCGCCGCGCCCTGTTCGAGGACACGGGCGGCATGTACCCCGAGCTCCTGACGCGGCCCGACATCAAAGCGTTCCTGCCCCCGATTGGCGGCATGACCGTCTACATCATGGGCGACCCGGCCAAGCTCTCGGACCCCAACACGGAGATCACCTGCCGCCCGCACGACTCgtgctcgggctcggacgTGTTCGGCTCGGACATCTGCACGTGCCGCCCGTACCTCATCTTCGGAATCTCCGAGGCCATCaagacggcgcagcgcggcggcgtcggcgtcatcgtctACTTCCAGAAGgagggccgcgcgctcggcgaggtcgtcaagtACATGGTGTACAACCGGCGCAAGCGTGgcggcgactcggcggcaGAGTACTTCAACAACACGGCGGTCGTGGCGGGCGTCAAGGACGCGCGCCACCAGGCCCTCATGCCGGACGTGCTCCACTTCCTCGGCATCAAGCACATCACCAACCTCATCTCGATGAGTAACATGAAGTACGACGCGATTATCGAGTCG
It contains:
- the urg1 gene encoding Uracil-regulated protein 1, whose translation is MADLSAILELLHKLDSKQEKLAAQVEALTIAQRKSAASSQPPSPALAGIDNIPCGPAGIAIPGSASPRGGGVEALRSAASSLSTSPPPSGIAMSLGSAWNGPGNSVAQPTPQGHAGHIHGRLSISDTPVSGSPAPQEGKKKDKGLYPSRVVLTTYPYQAGVKPVPIHWGAGPTGKERGPVVCSRIGKNLLIRNAIGAHAGSYSIYRALSIAMGQLRPDWRPDLTNTHPPFVLSPQPGWFGDGTGRGEEGNHKDWKIVSFDPWGAMSQEVWAKEYADGLDVRPTISQTMAHIKIEELDVLARKGEFPVDGEIVIRSPELPAFPGVDQGVEVNTYKAAIDPVWFLPGVAARLGIEESTLRRALFEDTGGMYPELLTRPDIKAFLPPIGGMTVYIMGDPAKLSDPNTEITCRPHDSCSGSDVFGSDICTCRPYLIFGISEAIKTAQRGGVGVIVYFQKEGRALGEVVKYMVYNRRKRGGDSAAEYFNNTAVVAGVKDARHQALMPDVLHFLGIKHITNLISMSNMKYDAIIESGITVKNRYEIPEELIPADGRVEIDAKIQAGYFSKKEVTDDTVHKTKGRNWEDIIH